The following are from one region of the Brienomyrus brachyistius isolate T26 chromosome 13, BBRACH_0.4, whole genome shotgun sequence genome:
- the LOC125705801 gene encoding uncharacterized protein K02A2.6-like: MDQVLQGLDGVICYLDDILLTGKDTDRHLATLEEVLRRLEVSNLRVKREKCEFMKSSVSYLGHVIDAMGIHPMGEKTDAIQKAAVPKNVTELRSFLALLNYYGKFISNLSTLIQPMTALLHKDVVWEWSEKCQSAFEKAKQSLQSDKLLVHYDPDLPLMLACDASPYGVGAVISHKMNDGSERPIAFASRMLTKTEQNYSQIEKEALGLVFGVMKFHEYLYGRKFLLVTDHKPLLKILGPKTGVPTLAAARMQRWALILAAYTYEIQYKRSEQHGNADALSRLPVKPSMDVVSNPVYRVAYLEELPITAREIAKETDKDPVLKVVKQLVLTGWPKHVQDEALKPYFQRKYELTVEDDCLLWGLRVVVPEKLRGRLLSELHEHHWGIVKMKSLARSFFWWPTLDESIEREVSECSICQQQRSMPATARVHTWKWSSSPWERIHIDFAEDHKQMFLVVMDAYARWPEVIPMHTTTSAKTIDVLRTLFAAYGSPKEVITDNGPQFVSQEFETFLTRNGVKHIKSPAYHPASNGLAERLVQNLKKSLAKNRALGGMTLEHCVANFLFGYRNTPHTTTGKTPAELFLRRQLRTRLSLLRPEFSHRMQTETEPHLPRVRSFSVGQQVLVKNYRGGEKWLNGVIREVLGPVTYNVEVDGKCVKKHVNQMLSTKVNPAQRQVDSGADAGLDFDEFTTGRDWEQPVSKTVEEQPIVPSPPLVVERSSRPVRNRRPPERLNL; encoded by the coding sequence ATGGATCAAGTACTTCAAGGGCTGGACGGTGTCATCTGCTACTTAGATGATATCTTACTGACTGGAAAGGATACAGACAGACACCTAGCTACCTTGGAAGAGGTTCTTAGGAGGCTAGAAGTTTCCAATCTCAGGGTAAAACGAGAGAAGTGTGAGTTTATGAAGAGCAGTGTGTCGTACTTGGGGCATGTCATAGATGCTATGGGCATTCACCCAATGGGAGAAAAGACAGATGCTATCCAGAAAGCTGCAGTTCCGAAAAATGTGACGGAACTCAGGTCATTCTTAGCACTGTTGAATTATTATGGGAAGTTTATCTCCAATCTATCTACCTTGATTCAGCCCATGACAGCACTGCTGCACAAAGATGTTGTTTGGGAATGGTCAGAGAAATGTCAAAGTGCATTTGAAAaggcaaaacaatctcttcagtCTGACAAATTGTTAGTACATTATGACCCTGACTTACCGCTGATGTTAGCCTGTGATGCCTCTCCTTATGGAGTTGGTGCGGTGATTAGTCATAAAATGAATGATGGAAGTGAGAGACCGATTGCATTTGCTTCGAGAATGTTGACAAAAACAGAGCAGAATTATTCACAGATTGAGAAAGAGGCTCTTGGTCTGGTTTTTGGGGTTATGAAGTTCCATGAATACCTTTATGGTAGGAAATTTCTGTTAGTGACCGACCATAAGCCATTGTTGAAAATCTTGGGGCCAAAAACTGGTGTGCCAACACTGGCCGCAGCAAGAATGCAAAGATGGGCTCTAATTTTAGCAGCGTACACCTATGAGATTCAATACAAGAGGTCAGAGCAGCATGGCAATGCTGATGCCTTATCAAGGTTACCTGTGAAACCTAGCATGGATGTGGTGTCTAATCCAGTATACAGAGTTGCATATCTGGAAGAATTGCCTATTACGGCGAGAGAAATTGCCAAAGAGACAGATAAAGATCCTGTTTTGAAGGTAGTTAAGCAACTGGTTTTGACCGGCTGGCCAAAACATGTGCAGGATGAGGCATTGAAGCCTTATTTTCAGAGAAAATATGAGCTAACTGTGGAAGATGATTGTCTCTTATGGGGCTTACGAGTGGTAGTTCCTGAGAAATTGAGAGGGAGATTACTCTCCGAACTACATGAACACCACTGGGGGATAGTTAAGATGAAATCCCTAGCCAGAAGTTTCTTCTGGTGGCCTACATTAGACGAGAGCATTGAACGTGAGGTGAGTGAGTGCAGTATTTGCCAACAACAGCGTAGTATGCCAGCTACTGCACGAGTACATACTTGGAAATGGTCTTCAAGTCCATGGGAGAGAATACACATTGATTTTGCTGAGGACCACAAGCAGATGTTCTTAGTAGTGATGGACGCTTATGCTAGATGGCCCGAGGTTATTCCCATGCACACTACTACATCAGCTAAAACAATAGATGTGCTGAGAACTTTGTTTGCAGCTTATGGCTCACCAAAAGAAGTGATAACAGATAACGGACCTCAGTTCGTTTCACAAGAGTTTGAGACATTCCTTACTAGAAATGGAGTGAAACACATTAAATCGCCTGCATACCATCCTGCAAGTAATGGTTTAGCTGAGAGATTAGTACAGAATCTTAAGAAATCGCTTGCAAAGAATAGAGCACTTGGAGGCATGACGCTTGAGCATTGTGTAGCAAATTTTCTTTTTGGATACAGGAACACGCCCCACACTACAACAGGCAAGACACCCGCTGAGCTGTTTCTGAGAAGACAGTTGCGAACGAGGTTGTCACTTCTCAGACCAGAGTTTTCTCATAGAATGCAAACTGAGACAGAACCACACCTTCCTCGTGTTAGGTCTTTCTCTGTGGGTCAACAAGTTTTGGTAAAGAATTACAGGGGAGGGGAAAAATGGTTGAATGGTGTCATACGCGAAGTGTTGGGTCCTGTGACGTACAATGTTGAAGTAGATGGAAAGTGTGTGAAAAAACATGTAAACCAGATGTTGAGTACCAAGGTAAATCCTGCACAGAGACAAGTGGACTCTGGTGCAGATGCAGGTCTGGACTTTGATGAGTTCACTACAGGCCGTGATTGGGAACAACCTGTGTCAAAGACGGTAGAAGAACAACCCATAGTACCATCACCACCGCTGGTTGTGGAACGCAGCAGCCGTCCTGTGAGAAACAGACGTCCTCCTGAAAGACTGAACTTGTAA